CAATCTGCAATAGTAGTCCTATCTATGAAATAATAAGACTTAGTTGGAACATAATGCTTACTTATATAACACAAAGGGTAATGCACATGCCCAACCTGCCAGGATATTCAGAGGGCAGTGAGGAAGACAGTGAGCCTTCCTCTGAAGAGACCCCCAAAAGGCCAAAAGACCCCTTAGCAACAGGCGGAGCATGGACTGTGCAGTGCAGTGACAGAGATTGCAGGAATCAAAAATGGGAGGGGATTTACAGGAAAATATTGATGAATATGTATTAGCATACAGTGTATAAGTTGTGTTTGGGTCCTTTTGCCTTTGTACATGAGGcaggatgaaaaaaaccctccccaTACCCCAATCGATTTGTTTTGCTTATACTTTATCCAAACCactgccaatttttttttttttttgcatctgctTGATTGTTTCTAAttgtataattttatataaaattgcTGCTCAATTAAAATTGGTGCTAAATTCTAATTTTGTGGTTTATTAAATTAGACATACAGGGACCTCATTCATAACAGTGTAGTCacttttgttttattctctGTGAGAGGACACAAAGTTGGCAAAGCTTTGCTAAGCTttgctcctccctcctctccctgaaAAAGCCGAGTCTTACAGTTTCCTGTGTTGTGGTTTTGGTGCTGGTCAATCACTAGTGcactcatttcctgctgtgagataggattacAAGAAAGTGACAGCAGgcttaaaactttaaaagggtatgaagaaaattttattaatagtaattaaaagaaaaaaaatagcaagaatTAAAGCAAACCCTTTAGAAAACTTCTAAAACTTCTCCTCTTCccacaactttttcttttctactgacaaagtaaagaaacaaaaccaaaactttccAGTTAGTTTACTACCTctaaaaaatttttcttcagtttatttAGGGAGGGAAGTCCCTCTTGTTAATGTTCTGGAGACTTCTCCACAAAAGGAAAGAGTTTTCTTCTGGTTCCTAATTTGGTCACAAattgcagctgcctggggaaaaTTTATCGTGAAGCTTCTCTCATTTTCTACATCCTTCCTACAGCTTGTTTATTGGTCATTTTGACTAAtggggtattgttttaaagatgagctaatgaaaggaaaaattcttattatttatttctaaaatcatCTTTATCCCTGGGAACAGAGATTTTCTCCTGGGAGTATGGGATtactcttctctctttctctgtgcaAACTTCTCATGGGATTACAGCTCCTTTAACATCTGCTTACTTTAGTGTGGAGGCCTTTGTTGGATATCAATTTGAACCCTTCATCTCCCCATAGTTTTATGCATTATAGAGAAAAAGTGTCTTTTCTCCATAGCTTATAAGGGGATTTCAGCTTTAAAATCCAggcatctcctcatccctcccatctgGGACTTAACTTCCTGCTCACCGACCGTGATGTTTCCATGTTGTTCTTTTACCCGTTTGTACCTTGCTCTTTTCTCTCACTCGAGGGAGGACAGAAGCACGGACAGGGTTTGTATGATGCTTGGAGCCTGCGGGTGTTTGCCCTGACCCCGTTAGAGACGCGGAGCTGCGGCTGGGGAGCGGCTCCGATCTGCTCCGCccggcagagcccagcagcagcagcagcagcagcagcagcagcagcgctcGGGGCTGcgctggctgggacaggggcggcttctccttcccctgcccgCTGGCTGCGGGCCGCTTCTCTGGGCTACAGTCCCGATgctggcctggggctgctcccggggctcggctgggccgggctgggggtgcagcaggCAGCGAGATGAGAGCAAGGCCGGCTCCGTCCTGCCCGCAGCAGCACCGCCCTCGCCCTCTCCCTGCCCGGccgcggggctgggggaaggggccCAGCCCGGGCCGTGTCAGCGCCCGCCCGGCTGCGCCGCCTCACTGCCGGCCCGACGGGGAAGGGGAAGTTCGCGGTTCCTTTGGTCTTTATCGGGGTCTTTCACAGAGGCCTGTTCAGTTCTTAGTGGTTCAACAGACTCTGAGTTAAGCAGAAACAATTTTTATCACTTCTCTAAATTCTTCCCATGTCAAACTCTGACTCCCTGTAATGCTCTCTTGCCCTCAGACAGTTTAGTTTCTGTGAATCATCTTGAAAATATGGCTCAGAAAATACCTGAAAtaacctgaaaaaaacccactgttGCCTCTTCTGGTAAAATGTAGGAGTTTAATAAAGGAGTTTAATAGGAGACAAAGACAACAAAGCAGAGGTTACAGCTGGATGTGTCTTGGCCCTCAGCCAAGAGCACACCTGCTGGTTTGGAACACCCTTTGTACAGCATTTCTACTGTATCTGCCTGGTGCATATGTAAACTTTTCCCCAACACCTGCTAGTTTGGAAATAGGCTTTATACAGCATTTCTATTGCATCAGCCTGGTGCAAATGTAAACTTTTCCCCAAACTAGTTTACATGCCCCAAGAACTGCTTTGCATAACACCTGCTCAGGTCCTGCTTTTTAGAGCATGCACATTTCTTGGTTGTGGTTTCAGTCCATTTTATCATCACCTTCAGTTCTTAGGCCTGGGTCCACACTGTCTTCAGAAGATGAGTGCTGATAGCTGGCATCATATATTCCTTGGATATTATCTCAACCAAGCAGGCATTTAATCACATGCATATCTATATCAGCTATTTCTAAGTTTTAGTTAGCAACAGAAATATAAACTATATCTTTATAGCAAAGTGACTTTAACACCACACATACAGAATCCATTTTAATAGTTGCAAAAAGCCAATACTATAGTATATATCTATAACACAGTGTTCATTTTTAACACTTTACCTGAaatcatttttttccagttgatTTTGATGTTGAAACCATTCCTTGTAGCTACTCTCCATACAAAGAAACCTTTAGACATGTTTACTCTTGCTGCCAGTAGAAGAGAATTTCGGTAATTTCTGCAGTTTGCAGTAGTAGTCTCAGTATTTGTGGGCTTCGGTAGTGTTCATACAGCCACACTTCATGAACAAATAGAATTGCcaaaaaacaaatgtttcaaGTTGGAACTAAAGGGTTTCTGTATTTTATGTCCCTTTGTATGTCAGAGAAGATTTGGGCTTAAGAGATGAAAATCTGCCTCTgttaaaaacaaagagaaattttacttttgtgGAACCCTAATTTTACCTCAGATGCCTGTGACTCCTTCTTGGATTTTGATGGATGGCCTGAAGgcacccaggggctgcaggtaAGGACTGCTTCAGAAATCCTTTTGGCTTGGAAGGATCCTTCTACCTAAGAGCTGAATGGGCTGTGCCAACCACAGAGCAAGAGGGACTCAAGGCAAGAGAATTAAAGGCTGGTGAGAGAACCCAAAGAACAGACTGTAACATGCAGACCAGGTGGGAGAGAGCCAAGGAAGATTGAAGACATCTGAAAAGTGGAGTCAAGCTTCCAGCCAGCCTGAAGATTAACCAACACTTTGGGCAGGGAGTCTGAACTGTATTGTTTATTAATGTAATTGTCTGTTTTAATAGATGAGAATTACAAGCATCTGTTGAGGAAACGATAACAGGTTTCCTTATGGGCAGTTTCCTCAAGGACCAACAAGTAGAGTGAAACAAGAAATAGAGGGCAAGACCAGGTTGGCCCCTGTGTTCACCACGGAGAAGATTCCatagccctgctgtgggcagcactCCCATATCCATGGTAAGGTGGGGGCAAGAAAGGcaccccagagctctgccattGCTCAGCTGTCTTGTAATACAACAGGGACTAGAAGGCAAGACTGAGTTGGCCTCTGCACTCAGCACTAAGATACACCTGCTATGAGTAGCAACCCCATGGGCACAGTAGATGGGGTCAAAAAGCCACACCAGAGCTCAGTGACCCCATTTTGTCCATTCCAAATAAGTCTGTCTAAGGAAAACctgagattttttccttctcttcccactgTCCTCACCCTCATCAACAGATTCTAGTATCACTCATTAAGATTTTTTTGAGAGATTATCAGAATTGAAAATGGCAGCTAACTCTTCAAGCCAAATGACTCATAGAAAAAGTACGGGGGTTTTTATACATTAATATTGTGATGGTTGGCTCACAAACAATTAAGAGACAGATATTACGTGTATGTTAGGAGAAGTTCTGTAGCTGTAGAGTGCTGTCACTGTAATGTCTCCCCCCACagtcccctttccctcccccttgcagcagccccagcagcctcggGGCATTTGGGGAGGGCCGGCTCATTACCAGGAGGGGCCACAGGAcaacacctgagctccaatcAAGGTGTAAGGAAGTGATCTCcacctggggagggcagagaaggagctgactgacaaaactttgggaggggctgagggtataaaaggcagagcatccatTTTGTAAATGAACAAGTAGCTGACACTCACAGAGATCCCCCAgagctgtaatttttccttattcagtctgttgtattttttctaAGGTTAAATAAACCGTTAAGATTTTAAAAGTGAGGGTGGTTTCTTACATCTTCCAAGGACAGTCCAGAAGTGTCACCTTCAGGCCAGTTTGTGATGATTTCCAGGAGCCCAGGGTGAATTGGATTTCCCATTTGAGCTTGTtgtataatattataaataataaacataGGTATTGGCTTCTGCATTTATGTATTAACTTTTGTTTTGCAAGTGATTATGGATCACAAAAATCCTGATATAGTGCAATTTGTAATTACTGCTTCTGATACAGTATAACCTGTCAGTTTATCTATGCACCCTATAGCTTTTATAAATAGTGGTGTAATAGACACTATCTTAGACCATAGCATAATAGACAATGCGTAATGTTGGAATGATTGTTTCACGTAACTAACTCAGAAAATGGTGTCAAATAATTAACTGATTTCCCACATTCAAGGACTTGCTTATCAGAAAGACAAGATAACAGAAACaagcatgggaaaaaaaagactttattGACCCTCATTTTCAGGGagtgaaaatacaaaaagataGAATCAAAAAAACCATGGAATATACTAGTTTAAGGTACAAAATCACCTGAAGACAAgacaaaagttaaaaaaagcaaaatagcaCGTAGATTCAAAGTTGTGTTTGGATTCTTAAAAACTCGTATAAATATGCATGTAGCTCTAATATGTAACAGTATATAGAAAACATTGTTTAAATTAACCCGGAGCAAGCAGACAAGCATGCCAGGGTGGGATTTTAACCCATAATAAACTATTATAAAAAGTGTAAATAGTGACCCATGTTTCTCACATATAATGAGGGCAATGCAgtcactgcaggcagcaccaATGGCAGGATGGATTGCAGAGACTTTTCCtttgcagccccagcccagcgtTGGCACTGGGCATGAAGAGGCGCTGAGGTGACCCTGAGAGGAAGTGcaaggcacaggctgcagctgaggaaggacagcgctgtgctgggctcagaggtgaagctggcactgcccagtgTGGAGAAGCTCCTTTCTGCAGCCCCTGTTACGGGGGAGCAGGGGCCTTGCTGCAGAGATACGGCCGCTCATTGGAGCAGTTGTCACTCCTGAATCTCTTGTCAGCCAGGTATGCACACTCGAAATTGTCAAAGACGGGaaccctgcagggaggagcagaggcagtgctggctgccaggTGCCTTAGGTTGGAAATAGGGGTATTTTATTCCCATCTGTTAGAGGATGAGCAGTTATCTTCTGTAAactgggcagttttctttatctcctcCACAAtcaatcctccctccaggagatatATTCTGTTAATGGGCAAGTGAATGTCgctgcatggctgataaaattccatcaccccctggggagatgctccgcccaggaggaggagccaagcattcctacctggacAGAATCGGAGGTTTGgaacaccacagcagcctttgcccactgcattcccagaggagcagctgtctTCACTGGATTCCCCtaggaagaccaggcccatctacaaCATGACTGGACCTTCTGAGGAAAACTCCAGCCTTCTACAGGATCATTGATCCAACACAAGCACACCTGTAAGTGCAGGAGGGCTGCAACCACCATCGAATGGGACTGgtgccaacaccctgacccacagagTGCCAGGTAATATTTTGACCTGGCcagtaggggtttttttgttcctatgattacatttttatttttagtcctCCTAGTCAAGAAGTCTTATTCCTACTTTCATATCTTTGTTGGagagccttttaatttcaaaattataataattcagagggagggggatttgaattttccatttcagcaaAGGCTCCTGCCTTTCTTAACAGACATCTGTCTTGGCAAACCAAGattccaggggcagcccctgtgcccctgtgcccccaggccctgcccggctccccgGCACTCACCGGGAGCTGTAGCTGCTGCCGTCCCCCCAGTGCAGGCGCTCGCCCCGTCTGCGCAGCCCGAGCCAGTAATCGACGTTCCCGCGGAGGCGGAAGAGCAAATCCTGCCCAGGAGAGAGGAGTGGGAGCTGCCCCGGACCCTCGGGGGGACACGGGCCCGGGGCTCCCCCCGCACACCGGGGCTCCTTCCCTGCAAGGCCCcggcccagggctgcagccccagccctacGAGCACCGAGCCCGGCCCAGGAGCACCCCCAGGCTGCCCTCAGCCACCCCACACCGCCCGCAGCCCCTCACTCACCATGGCCTCCTCATCCTTGGCAATGGCCAGGGAGGCCCCGAGCTCGGAGCACCGTTCCTGACCCTGCTCCCAGGTGCTGTAATCCTTTGAGAAGTAGTAGCAGACCCCCATGTACCCAATCCAGTCAAAGGGACAGCACAGAACCGACAGCGGAGTCGCAGGTGTGACTGGAACCTGTGGCGCTgcagggggaagaggagaaggtCTGAGGAttgccctgtgcagggagcagggagcccgCTCTGCCCCGAGGGGCTgggcccaggctgctgcccctcccttacctgccagcacagccacagccacccccaaagccagcaccagcaccaggagcagcagaatcAGCACCGCCGTGCCCACGGGATGGCCCCTGAACCATTCACCTGGAGCAggaaagagctgctggctgccagaaGCAGAGCCGGGCCTGCAATCTGCTCAGCCCAtggccagggagcagagcagggagccctgagccAGTGTGGGCCTCActcagctggcagccagagAGCCAAGAGCCTggccacagccagggacacagctgtgggcacaggcagggacacagcagtgggcacaggctgcagcaggagaactGCACAGCcttgggggcagctggggctctTGCTTCCAGCCACTGATGGGGCCCGGCAGAGCACCAGGCCTCTTCCAGACATCGGGAAACAGCCACacacctgccagccctgtccttgggaggggacactgtCCCCACCCTGGAGGCCACAGGAGTGGCCCTGCACTCACCCAGGAATTTTCTGAGTGTATTCTCTGTTGCTGATCTGTTCTTTAGGGGCTCCTTCactgctccagggatggagcagagttCATTCTCCTCCTGCTCACAGGCAGCATCTCTCTGCCTGGAACACACAGCATCTTGCTCTCCAGACATCAGGAGTGCTGGCAGATCCTTTGGGAGCTCGGCCTCGGGAGCAGCTTTACATCTGCGCTGATGGCACCCTGAGAGGGACACGGGGAGAGGTCACTGCTGGTGccggccctgggggctcaggagggcggtgccagctgtggctgcgctgtccccgctgcccAGAGGTGCGGCAGCAGCTGCGGAGACAAGCGCAGCCTCCGGGAGCTCTCggtgcccgcagccccggcccctgtggctctgcagccgctgcagcccagctccgagccgggccgggcgctgACAGCGCCTGCGAGCTGCCGCCTGCTGCTGGCCCGGGGCAGCTGCGGCTCGGAGCCCGCCCCTGCCGAGGggcaagaagcagcagccctgggctgctcacCATTGTGCCCCGCATTCCCTGCCCCGGCGCCTTGGAGCCCGGCACACCGAGCGCCGGCACGGCCGCTGCGGCTCCCTGCCTGTGGACACGGAGCGGGTCCCGGTACCGAGGGCAGCGCCGAGCAGCCTCGGCCCCGGAGCAGGCAGGATGCGGCGCTTTGTGCCCGCACTCGGCGCCTGCAGCGCTTTGGGCTCTGAGCCCCGTTCAGGTTCATCCCGTGCCAGCCCCGAGCCGGGCACGGACACCTCCCCCCCGAGCAGCGGCCCCGAGCCCGGTGCCGCACGGGCGGGAACGGTGCCGGGCACGGAGCAGCCGCCTCCGTGCCAGCGAGAGCAGCCGGGATGAGCCAGCGCTGCCGCGGCACCGGCTCCATGCCGGCCATCCGGGCAAGGAGGAGAGCGCGGCAGCCGCTCCCTCGGCGATCCCAGCGCAGGGGAGACACGGGGGAAGCCGCCACCAGGAACTCGCCAGAACCTCCCGGCCCTCAGCGCGGCCCCTCCGCCCGCAGCGAGCCCCGAGCTGGGGCAGCGCCGACCGCGGGTCCCACCTGGGCTGGAGCCGCCTCCGAGCTCCGCCATCGCCTCGCCGGGCTCCGGGTGCCGCTATCGCTCCGCTCCCGGCCAGACACAGCGGGCACGGCCGGTGCCGCCGCAGATCTGAGGCGATTCCATCAATCAAATGCGGGAACGCAACCAAGCGTGGCGCGCCCGTTTTGCTCCCCAACCCCGCCCCGGCCCCTCTCCCCAGCGCTCCCCTCTGCCTTCTCCGGGATCGGGTCCTTCACCTTTCTGGCGCTGCCGGCCCGGATTTGGGGACCTGAACCCTTTGGCTCGGCTGAGCACATTGGAAAAtcgcggggccgccccgccgagccccgAGCCCCGAGCGGGTCCCAGCTCGGCTTTTCCCTCGCTGCCGCCGGGGCTTTCCCCGCTCCCGGGGCTCGGCTTTGCCCGGCAGCTCCGGCTGGCCCCGGCAGAACTCACTCCCCCCCCGTGGCTCCCCAACCCTGCGGCGGGGCGAACCCCCGGCATTTGCCGCAAGGGCTCTGACTGCCCCTGGTTACTGAAACCTCACGCACCGTGTCCTAGAATGCCTAAACATGGGCTGAAATGCCTTTTTAAAGTTAACCTTGTGTTTTTCACTAACTCTGATTTCTCTGAGAATTGTTACCGGAGAGACTCAAAGAGGTAAATGCAGTgcttcattattattattatcatgtCCAGCACAACACAATCGAATTTCTTTAACAGAAATGCTGATAACATTTACCATATGCTATTACACTAAATACAAACTCGAGAAGCTCCCGGTTTGTTGGACACTTTGCCAAATTCTACATTATTGTGTCTTTCGGTACAATTGCACTTTAAAAAGTCTTAGTAAATTTATGGTTCCTTAAAATTTGTGGCTGCCATGAGTTTTCCTCAATGTTAAATTACACAGGGTCACCATATTTGTCACACTTTTCTAATCCCTCCAGTAAATCCATCATGCCATTATTTCAACCACGCTTTGTTCACATTTTCAGTGCCTTTTGGTATTATTAGCAGCAGGATAAGGTACATTTTGTAGTACCCAGACCTTTTAAGGATATTGATTGTTAGTTCAGTTCTGGTTTATTTGAATGTGATTTTAGTGTTGGTAAGATTAAGCAAAGCTATGTCTGAGTAATGTTAAACTATGTTTTATAACTCTATTGAGTTAATTTTGTTGACAGTCATTTATGTTGAGGTGGATTTCTGTCAGGTTTGAGTGTTGCTGAGTTTGGACAAGGTCAAGGTTAAGTCTTCACTTTAAGCCATTTCATGTTCTATTCCAGTTTTATTAAGATCAGTTTTTATTCAGTATTAAAGATGTAACTTTAAGTTCCTTTAAGTGTACCTCTAATGCCACTGAGGTGACACTG
The nucleotide sequence above comes from Molothrus ater isolate BHLD 08-10-18 breed brown headed cowbird chromosome 8, BPBGC_Mater_1.1, whole genome shotgun sequence. Encoded proteins:
- the LOC118688002 gene encoding C-type lectin domain family 2 member B-like isoform X2, with translation MSGEQDAVCSRQRDAACEQEENELCSIPGAVKEPLKNRSATENTLRKFLGEWFRGHPVGTAVLILLLLVLVLALGVAVAVLAAPQVPVTPATPLSVLCCPFDWIGYMGVCYYFSKDYSTWEQGQERCSELGASLAIAKDEEAMDLLFRLRGNVDYWLGLRRRGERLHWGDGSSYSSRVPVFDNFECAYLADKRFRSDNCSNERPYLCSKAPAPP
- the LOC118688002 gene encoding C-type lectin domain family 2 member D-like isoform X1 — protein: MAELGGGSSPGCHQRRCKAAPEAELPKDLPALLMSGEQDAVCSRQRDAACEQEENELCSIPGAVKEPLKNRSATENTLRKFLGEWFRGHPVGTAVLILLLLVLVLALGVAVAVLAAPQVPVTPATPLSVLCCPFDWIGYMGVCYYFSKDYSTWEQGQERCSELGASLAIAKDEEAMDLLFRLRGNVDYWLGLRRRGERLHWGDGSSYSSRVPVFDNFECAYLADKRFRSDNCSNERPYLCSKAPAPP